One genomic window of Geodermatophilus sp. DSM 44513 includes the following:
- a CDS encoding WhiB family transcriptional regulator, translating to MSPVGDASWRLDALCAETDPEAFFPEKGGSTRDAKRVCSGCAVRAECLEFALANDERFGIWGGLSERERRRLRLQQRSGRISA from the coding sequence CTGTCCCCCGTCGGCGACGCCTCGTGGCGCCTGGACGCGCTCTGCGCGGAGACCGACCCGGAGGCGTTCTTCCCGGAGAAGGGCGGCTCGACCCGCGACGCCAAGCGCGTCTGCAGCGGCTGCGCCGTCCGGGCGGAGTGCCTCGAGTTCGCCCTCGCCAACGACGAGCGCTTCGGCATCTGGGGCGGCCTGTCCGAGCGGGAGCGGCGCCGGCTGCGCCTGCAGCAGCGCAGCGGCCGCATCAGCGCCTGA
- a CDS encoding 3-oxoacyl-ACP reductase family protein produces MTATQTRTNRIGDKLSGRVAFVTGGTRGIGAAICRSFAAQGADVAAGYSGNTERAEMFAQDFAGAYPESHMTVHRGDIANPEDCRRTVAEVIEQHGRLDILVNNAGITADRTVLKMTDDDWRRVIDVNLSGAFYLSQASLKHMLERGTGRIVMISSVIGEMGGIGQSNYSSAKAGLLGLTKTLAREAAMQVQRSGKTDGLGITVNAVTPGYTATEMLETVPEKVLDGLRAKTPIGRLGEPEEVARVVHFLAADASGYITGQVWGVNGGLDM; encoded by the coding sequence GTGACAGCCACCCAGACCCGCACCAACAGGATCGGCGACAAGCTCTCGGGCCGGGTCGCCTTCGTGACCGGCGGGACCCGGGGGATCGGGGCCGCGATCTGCCGCAGCTTCGCCGCCCAGGGGGCCGACGTCGCGGCCGGCTACAGCGGCAACACCGAGCGTGCGGAGATGTTCGCCCAGGACTTCGCCGGGGCGTACCCGGAGAGCCACATGACGGTGCACCGCGGCGACATCGCCAACCCCGAGGACTGCCGGCGCACCGTCGCGGAGGTCATCGAGCAGCACGGCCGACTCGACATCCTGGTCAACAACGCCGGCATCACCGCCGACCGCACCGTGCTGAAGATGACCGACGACGACTGGCGCCGGGTCATCGACGTCAACCTCTCCGGCGCCTTCTACCTCTCCCAGGCCTCGCTCAAGCACATGCTCGAGCGGGGCACCGGCCGGATCGTCATGATCTCCTCGGTCATCGGGGAGATGGGCGGCATCGGCCAGTCCAACTACTCCTCGGCCAAGGCCGGGCTGCTCGGCCTCACCAAGACCCTCGCCCGCGAGGCCGCGATGCAGGTGCAGCGGTCGGGCAAGACCGACGGGCTGGGCATCACCGTCAACGCCGTGACGCCGGGCTACACCGCCACCGAGATGCTCGAGACCGTCCCGGAGAAGGTGCTCGACGGCCTCCGGGCCAAGACCCCCATCGGCCGGCTCGGCGAGCCCGAGGAGGTCGCCCGCGTCGTGCACTTCCTCGCCGCGGACGCCTCCGGCTACATCACCGGCCAGGTGTGGGGCGTCAACGGCGGCCTGGACATGTAG
- a CDS encoding glutamine synthetase family protein, with the protein MTALQRLRADVDAGRVEEVVLALPDLAGRLQGTRLSARHFLDSTVTDGFGACTYLLTTDVDMAVTARSGELDPEGTGFGDMVLAPDLATLRPLPWDPGTVLVLADARHPDGGPVQVAPRQVLRAQVEALAGHGLVPYAGVELEFRVFTESYAQAHAAGWARLTPATRTGVDYALVGLERMDALTRRLRRETAAAGLVLESARGECAPGQYEIVFRYDRALAAADAAAFYRTAARQVAAQEGMALTFMPKYDDAEGNSCHLHVSLRGADGTPVLAGDGAHGESALLRRVLAGQLACLRELTLLFAPTVNAYKRLRPGAFAPTSVAWGPDNRLAALRLVGSGASLRLEHRVPGGDADPYLALAGVLLAARHGIEEDPPLPAPVRGAPGPGAAALPASLGEAADALDGSAVARKGLGDAVVDALVAAARAEEAGYAGTVSEWERARGFERR; encoded by the coding sequence GTGACCGCGCTGCAGCGGCTGCGCGCCGACGTCGACGCCGGCCGCGTCGAGGAGGTGGTGCTCGCGCTGCCCGACCTGGCCGGCCGGCTGCAGGGCACCCGGCTGTCCGCCCGGCACTTCCTGGACAGCACCGTGACCGACGGCTTCGGCGCGTGCACCTACCTGCTCACCACCGACGTCGACATGGCGGTCACCGCGCGGTCGGGCGAGCTGGACCCGGAGGGCACCGGGTTCGGCGACATGGTGCTGGCCCCGGACCTCGCCACGCTGCGCCCGCTGCCCTGGGACCCCGGCACGGTCCTGGTGCTGGCCGACGCCCGCCACCCCGACGGCGGCCCGGTGCAGGTCGCGCCGCGGCAGGTGCTGCGCGCGCAGGTGGAGGCGCTGGCCGGGCACGGGCTGGTGCCCTACGCCGGGGTGGAGCTGGAGTTCCGGGTGTTCACCGAGTCCTACGCGCAGGCGCACGCGGCCGGCTGGGCGCGGCTCACCCCGGCCACCCGCACCGGGGTGGACTACGCGCTGGTCGGGCTGGAGCGGATGGACGCGCTCACCCGCCGGCTGCGCCGGGAGACCGCGGCGGCCGGGCTGGTGCTGGAGTCCGCGCGCGGGGAGTGCGCGCCCGGCCAGTACGAGATCGTGTTCCGCTACGACCGGGCCCTGGCCGCCGCCGACGCGGCCGCCTTCTACCGCACCGCCGCCCGGCAGGTCGCCGCGCAGGAGGGCATGGCGCTGACCTTCATGCCCAAGTACGACGACGCGGAGGGCAACTCCTGCCACCTGCACGTCAGCCTGCGCGGCGCCGACGGCACGCCGGTGCTGGCCGGGGACGGCGCGCACGGGGAGTCCGCGCTGCTGCGCCGGGTGCTGGCCGGGCAGCTCGCCTGCCTGCGCGAGCTGACCCTGCTGTTCGCGCCCACGGTCAACGCCTACAAGCGGCTGCGGCCGGGCGCGTTCGCGCCCACCTCGGTCGCCTGGGGCCCGGACAACCGGCTGGCCGCGCTGCGGCTGGTCGGCTCGGGCGCCTCGCTGCGCCTGGAGCACCGGGTGCCCGGCGGGGACGCCGACCCCTACCTGGCGCTGGCCGGGGTGCTGCTGGCCGCCCGGCACGGCATCGAGGAGGACCCGCCGCTGCCGGCACCGGTGCGCGGGGCACCCGGGCCGGGCGCAGCCGCGCTGCCGGCGTCCCTCGGGGAGGCCGCCGACGCACTCGACGGCAGCGCGGTCGCCCGCAAGGGCCTGGGCGACGCGGTGGTCGACGCCCTGGTCGCGGCCGCCCGCGCGGAGGAGGCCGGCTACGCGGGGACGGTCTCGGAGTGGGAGCGGGCCCGCGGCTTCGAGCGCCGCTGA
- a CDS encoding alpha/beta fold hydrolase codes for MRAWCNDGSGPAVLLCNGLGAPAAAWPQVTGRDSGFRVVSWDHRGLSGSERPADPARVRVEDHAADARAVLDAFDLPSAAVVGWSLGVNVAFELALEQPGRVRAVLAVAGVPGGSSTSVFGPYGVPRRWRPAAGRLGSALLPAVGPLLPVLLAGLPPWQRLASLPALLGPAREAAHPGPLVEVLREFARHDWGWYRHLALAVAEHAPLDLAPVRCPVTFVAGSHDTLVDVADVRAAARAVAGARLRVLAGTHFVPLQYPQVMAAELRALLARAPGAG; via the coding sequence TTGCGCGCCTGGTGCAACGACGGCAGCGGGCCGGCGGTCCTGCTGTGCAACGGTCTGGGCGCGCCGGCCGCGGCCTGGCCGCAGGTCACCGGGCGGGACAGCGGCTTTCGGGTGGTCAGCTGGGACCACCGCGGCCTGAGCGGCTCCGAGCGGCCGGCCGACCCCGCCCGGGTGCGGGTGGAGGACCACGCCGCGGACGCCCGCGCCGTCCTCGACGCCTTCGACCTGCCCTCGGCGGCGGTCGTCGGCTGGTCGCTGGGCGTCAACGTGGCCTTCGAGCTGGCGCTGGAGCAGCCCGGCCGGGTGCGCGCTGTGCTCGCCGTCGCCGGCGTCCCCGGGGGCAGCTCGACGTCGGTGTTCGGGCCCTACGGGGTGCCGCGACGGTGGCGGCCGGCCGCGGGGCGGCTGGGCAGCGCGCTGCTGCCGGCGGTCGGGCCGCTGCTGCCGGTGCTCCTCGCCGGCCTGCCGCCCTGGCAGCGGCTGGCGTCGCTGCCGGCGCTGCTCGGCCCGGCCCGCGAGGCCGCCCACCCGGGCCCGCTGGTGGAGGTGCTGCGGGAGTTCGCCCGGCACGACTGGGGCTGGTACCGGCACCTGGCGCTGGCCGTCGCCGAGCACGCCCCGCTCGACCTGGCGCCGGTGCGCTGCCCGGTGACCTTCGTGGCGGGCAGCCACGACACCCTGGTCGACGTCGCCGACGTGCGGGCGGCGGCGCGGGCGGTGGCTGGTGCCCGGCTGCGCGTGCTGGCCGGCACCCACTTCGTGCCGCTGCAGTACCCGCAGGTGATGGCCGCCGAGCTGCGCGCGCTGCTGGCCCGCGCGCCCGGCGCCGGCTGA
- a CDS encoding carboxyl transferase domain-containing protein: MFDRIAVVNRGEPALRLVRAVRELNAEHGTRTRVVALHTEEERRATFVRAADESVVLRSDGAASPYLDHAELARALRASGADAAWVGWGFVAEDPAFAELCADLGVTFIGPPPEAMRLLGAKIEAKVLAEKTGVPVAPWSHGPVEDAEDGRRHAAAIGYPLIVKSRSGGGGRGIRVVRSEAELDEALARTRTEAERTFGDPVVFMERLVEGGRHVEVQVIADQHGTVWAPGVRDCSVQRRNQKVLEESASPALSAEQDASLRASATALVSAAGYVGAGTVEFLYQPAEQLFTFLEVNTRLQVEHPVTEETTGLDLVKLQLHVAAGGRLEGEPPPAVGHAVEARLTAEDAEAGFAPAPGRVELMRLPAGPGVRVDTGIGVGDVIPPQYDSMVAKVVTWGRDRPEALARLRCALRETTVVLSGGTTTKSFLLDLLDRPEVFEGTADTAWLDRAGTGAVRPTENAWVAMVQVAVDLAEAEVEQERLAFLASARGGRPRAPHEVGRTVELGMRGQVYRLTVATVDRDRYRVGLDGREVDVEVDRLSRLESRLTAGGRRYSVVAAEAPGSTLVEVDGETHRVSRDVGGVVRAPAPAVVVAVRVAPGDEVAAGQPVAVLESMKMETAVRAPFAGRVREVRAAVNSQVDAGAALLALDRAGGDVEEAAGERVALPGEDRAPDDDPRTRALARLAALRALVTGYDVSGRHARQLVAEYAAAREELPVDDADLLAAELEVLVTFADVAELSRNRPASEEEEADSQVHSPREHFHAYLHSLDAEREGLPEAFRARLRRVLAHYGVHDLEPDPALDGTGPGAALTEAVHRVFLAQQRVGEQLPAVSGLLDRWLADDRPPEGPATAEVAEVLDRLVVATQLRHPALGDLARAVRYRWFEEPVLLQERRRVLEDARRLLGELDEAAARGDTAESIRRIEALVASPEPLVRLLAERFGRSTTAPDPVLEVLTRRYYRSRDLEGVHATLLDGDTCVTAEYDLAGARLHLVALMTEAPRLSRALSELAGALAGVADPTQVVVDLYVDWPDRPADTDALSERLRAVLAGVPALRTGRRVTVTVCTRDGGVETLTYRPSEDEGLAEERVIRGLHPLTAQRFQIWRLKEFDGERLPSAEDTYLLHVRARENPNDERFVAMAEVRDLTPVRDEHGEVTGFPTIERQLTACLDSLRRAQAQRRAQGRSARPLEHNRVHLYAWPSIEVPLQQVAAFARTSAPLTVGAGLDQIVLLARLQEADGRPPRDVALRFSYRPGSGVRMEVTDRPTQPMRPLDDYTAKVLSSRARGYPYPYELAPLLAGPDGSFVEHDLDADGRLVPVQRPPGQNRAGIVAGLVTTPTERYPEGMTRVALFGDPTKALGTVAEPECARVVAALDLAEEHGIPVEWFALSSGARISMDSGTENMDWVSRALRRIIEYTQAGGEVNVVVTGINVGAQPYWNAEATMLMHTRGILVMTPDSAMVLTGKHSLDYSGGVSAEDNFGIGGYDRVMGPNGQAQYWAPDLSGALDVLFRHYDHAYRAPGERFPRPAATTDPRDRDVRDHPHTHPDSEFTRVGDVFSAERNPERKKAFDIRTVMRAVTDQDHPVLERWAGMADADTAVVLDAHLGGHPVTVLGVESRPIPRRGSHPADGPDQFTAGTLFPRSSWKTARAINAASGNRPLVVLANLSGFDGSPESLRKWQLEYGAEIGRAITNFDGPIVFCVVSRYHGGAFVVFSGVLNDNMEVLAVEGSYASVIGGAPAAAVVFAREVDKRTGADPRVRELEAQVAAADGAGQGRLRAQLAGVRSTVRSEKLGEVAAEFEAVHDIERARRTGSVHAIIPAAELRPRLIAAVERGMARVPDTRPPAREDLL; this comes from the coding sequence GTGTTCGACCGCATCGCCGTCGTGAACCGTGGGGAGCCGGCCCTCCGGCTGGTCCGTGCGGTCCGGGAGCTCAACGCCGAGCACGGCACCCGCACCCGGGTCGTGGCGCTGCACACCGAGGAGGAGCGCCGGGCGACGTTCGTGCGCGCCGCGGACGAGTCCGTCGTCCTGCGCTCCGACGGCGCGGCCAGCCCCTACCTCGACCATGCCGAGCTGGCCCGCGCCCTGCGCGCCAGCGGCGCCGACGCGGCCTGGGTCGGCTGGGGGTTCGTCGCCGAGGACCCGGCCTTCGCCGAGCTGTGCGCCGACCTCGGCGTGACCTTCATCGGGCCGCCGCCGGAGGCCATGCGGCTGCTCGGCGCCAAGATCGAGGCCAAGGTGCTCGCGGAGAAGACCGGCGTCCCGGTCGCCCCGTGGAGCCACGGCCCGGTGGAGGACGCCGAGGACGGCCGGCGCCACGCGGCGGCCATCGGCTACCCGCTCATCGTCAAGTCCCGCAGCGGTGGCGGCGGGCGCGGCATCCGCGTGGTGCGCTCCGAGGCCGAGCTCGACGAGGCGCTGGCCCGCACCCGCACCGAGGCCGAGCGCACGTTCGGTGACCCGGTCGTGTTCATGGAGCGGCTGGTCGAGGGCGGCCGGCACGTCGAGGTCCAGGTCATCGCCGACCAGCACGGCACCGTGTGGGCACCGGGCGTGCGGGACTGCTCGGTGCAGCGGCGCAACCAGAAGGTGCTGGAGGAGTCCGCCTCGCCCGCGCTGAGCGCCGAGCAGGACGCCTCGCTGCGCGCCTCGGCCACCGCGCTGGTCTCCGCCGCCGGGTACGTCGGCGCGGGCACCGTGGAGTTCCTCTACCAGCCGGCCGAGCAGCTGTTCACCTTCCTGGAGGTCAACACCCGGCTGCAGGTGGAGCACCCGGTCACCGAGGAGACCACCGGGCTGGACCTGGTCAAGCTGCAGCTGCACGTCGCCGCCGGCGGCCGGCTGGAGGGCGAGCCGCCGCCGGCCGTCGGGCACGCCGTGGAGGCCCGGCTCACCGCCGAGGACGCCGAGGCCGGCTTCGCCCCCGCCCCCGGCCGGGTGGAGCTGATGCGGCTGCCCGCCGGGCCCGGCGTGCGCGTCGACACCGGCATCGGCGTCGGCGACGTCATCCCGCCGCAGTACGACTCGATGGTCGCCAAGGTGGTCACCTGGGGCCGGGACCGCCCGGAGGCCCTCGCCCGGCTGCGCTGCGCGCTGCGGGAGACCACCGTGGTGCTGTCCGGCGGCACCACCACCAAGTCCTTCCTGCTGGACCTGCTGGACCGGCCCGAGGTGTTCGAGGGCACCGCCGACACCGCGTGGCTGGACCGCGCCGGCACCGGCGCCGTCCGTCCGACGGAGAACGCCTGGGTGGCGATGGTGCAGGTCGCCGTCGACCTGGCCGAGGCCGAGGTCGAGCAGGAGCGGCTCGCCTTCCTCGCGTCCGCGCGCGGCGGGCGCCCCCGCGCCCCGCACGAGGTGGGCCGCACCGTGGAGCTCGGCATGCGCGGGCAGGTGTACCGGCTGACCGTCGCCACCGTCGACCGCGACCGGTACCGCGTCGGCCTGGACGGCCGGGAGGTCGACGTCGAGGTCGACCGGCTCAGCCGGCTGGAGAGCCGGCTGACCGCCGGCGGACGGCGGTACTCCGTGGTCGCCGCCGAGGCCCCCGGCTCCACCCTGGTCGAGGTGGACGGCGAGACGCACCGGGTGTCCCGGGACGTCGGCGGGGTGGTGCGCGCGCCCGCGCCGGCCGTGGTCGTCGCCGTCCGCGTCGCGCCCGGGGACGAGGTGGCGGCCGGCCAGCCGGTCGCCGTGCTGGAGAGCATGAAGATGGAGACGGCCGTGCGGGCGCCGTTCGCCGGCCGGGTGCGCGAGGTGCGGGCCGCCGTCAACAGCCAGGTCGACGCCGGCGCCGCGCTGCTCGCGCTGGACCGGGCCGGCGGCGACGTCGAGGAGGCCGCGGGCGAGCGAGTGGCGCTGCCCGGTGAGGACCGCGCGCCCGACGACGACCCGCGGACGCGCGCGCTCGCCCGGCTGGCCGCGCTGCGGGCGCTGGTCACCGGCTACGACGTCAGCGGCCGGCACGCCCGGCAGCTGGTCGCCGAGTACGCCGCCGCCCGCGAGGAGCTGCCCGTCGACGACGCCGACCTGCTGGCCGCCGAGCTGGAGGTGCTGGTCACCTTCGCCGACGTCGCCGAGCTGTCCCGCAACCGGCCGGCCAGCGAGGAGGAGGAGGCCGACAGCCAGGTCCACAGCCCGCGGGAGCACTTCCACGCCTACCTGCACTCCCTCGACGCCGAGCGGGAGGGGCTGCCGGAGGCGTTCCGCGCCCGGCTGCGCCGGGTGCTGGCCCACTACGGCGTGCACGACCTGGAGCCGGACCCGGCGCTGGACGGCACGGGGCCCGGCGCGGCGCTCACCGAGGCCGTGCACCGGGTGTTCCTCGCCCAGCAGCGGGTCGGGGAGCAGCTGCCCGCGGTGTCGGGGCTGCTGGACCGCTGGCTGGCCGACGACCGCCCGCCGGAGGGCCCGGCCACCGCCGAGGTCGCCGAGGTGCTCGACCGGCTGGTCGTGGCCACCCAGCTGCGCCACCCGGCCCTCGGGGACCTGGCCCGCGCCGTCCGCTACCGCTGGTTCGAGGAGCCGGTCCTGCTCCAGGAGCGCCGGCGGGTGCTCGAGGACGCGCGGCGGCTGCTCGGCGAGCTCGACGAGGCCGCCGCCCGCGGCGACACCGCGGAGTCCATCCGGCGGATCGAGGCGCTCGTCGCCAGCCCCGAGCCGCTGGTGCGGCTGCTGGCCGAGCGGTTCGGCCGCTCGACCACCGCCCCGGACCCGGTGCTGGAGGTGCTCACCCGCCGCTACTACCGCAGCCGCGACCTGGAGGGCGTGCACGCCACCCTGTTGGACGGGGACACCTGCGTCACCGCGGAGTACGACCTGGCCGGCGCCCGGCTGCACCTGGTCGCGCTGATGACCGAGGCGCCGCGGCTGTCCCGGGCGCTCAGCGAGCTGGCTGGCGCGCTGGCCGGGGTCGCCGACCCCACCCAGGTGGTCGTCGACCTGTACGTCGACTGGCCCGACCGCCCGGCCGACACCGACGCGCTGTCCGAGCGGCTGCGCGCCGTGCTGGCCGGCGTCCCGGCGCTGCGGACCGGCCGGCGGGTGACGGTCACCGTGTGCACCCGGGACGGCGGCGTCGAGACGCTCACCTACCGGCCGTCGGAGGACGAGGGCCTGGCCGAGGAGCGGGTCATCCGCGGGCTGCACCCGCTCACCGCGCAGCGGTTCCAGATCTGGCGGCTCAAGGAGTTCGACGGCGAGCGGCTGCCGTCGGCCGAGGACACCTACCTGCTGCACGTCCGGGCGCGGGAGAACCCGAACGACGAGCGGTTCGTGGCCATGGCCGAGGTCCGCGACCTGACCCCGGTGCGCGACGAGCACGGCGAGGTCACCGGCTTCCCGACCATCGAGCGCCAGCTCACCGCCTGCCTGGACAGCCTGCGCCGGGCGCAGGCCCAGCGGCGGGCGCAGGGCCGCTCGGCGCGGCCGCTGGAGCACAACCGGGTGCACCTCTACGCCTGGCCGTCGATCGAGGTGCCGCTGCAGCAGGTGGCTGCGTTCGCCCGGACGTCGGCGCCGCTCACCGTGGGCGCCGGCCTGGACCAGATCGTGCTGCTGGCCCGGCTGCAGGAGGCCGACGGCCGCCCTCCGCGCGACGTGGCCCTGCGGTTCTCCTACCGCCCCGGCTCCGGCGTGCGCATGGAGGTCACCGACCGGCCCACGCAGCCGATGCGCCCGCTGGACGACTACACCGCGAAGGTGCTCAGCTCCCGGGCCCGCGGCTACCCCTACCCCTACGAGCTGGCCCCGCTGCTGGCCGGCCCGGACGGCTCCTTCGTCGAGCACGACCTGGACGCCGACGGCCGGCTCGTCCCGGTGCAGCGCCCGCCGGGGCAGAACCGGGCGGGGATCGTCGCCGGCCTGGTCACCACGCCCACCGAGCGCTACCCCGAGGGCATGACCCGGGTGGCGCTGTTCGGCGACCCGACCAAGGCCCTGGGCACCGTCGCGGAGCCCGAGTGCGCCCGGGTGGTCGCCGCGCTGGACCTCGCCGAGGAGCACGGCATCCCGGTGGAGTGGTTCGCGCTGTCCTCCGGTGCCCGGATCTCCATGGACAGCGGCACCGAGAACATGGACTGGGTGTCCCGGGCGCTGCGCCGGATCATCGAGTACACCCAGGCCGGCGGGGAGGTCAACGTCGTCGTCACCGGCATCAACGTCGGCGCCCAGCCGTACTGGAACGCCGAGGCCACGATGCTCATGCACACCCGGGGCATCCTGGTCATGACGCCGGACAGCGCGATGGTGCTCACCGGCAAGCACTCCCTGGACTACTCCGGCGGGGTGTCCGCGGAGGACAACTTCGGCATCGGCGGCTACGACCGCGTCATGGGCCCCAACGGCCAGGCGCAGTACTGGGCGCCGGACCTCAGCGGCGCCTTGGACGTGCTGTTCCGCCACTACGACCACGCCTACCGGGCCCCCGGCGAGCGCTTCCCCCGCCCGGCGGCCACCACCGACCCCCGCGACCGCGACGTCCGCGACCACCCGCACACCCACCCGGACAGCGAGTTCACCCGCGTCGGCGACGTCTTCTCCGCCGAGCGGAACCCCGAGCGCAAGAAGGCCTTCGACATCCGCACCGTCATGCGCGCGGTGACCGACCAGGACCACCCGGTGCTCGAGCGGTGGGCCGGCATGGCCGACGCCGACACCGCCGTCGTCCTGGACGCCCACCTCGGCGGGCACCCGGTCACCGTGCTCGGCGTGGAGTCCCGGCCGATCCCGCGGCGCGGCAGCCACCCCGCCGACGGGCCCGACCAGTTCACCGCGGGCACGCTGTTCCCCCGCTCGTCGTGGAAGACCGCGCGGGCGATCAACGCCGCCAGCGGCAACCGCCCGCTGGTCGTGCTGGCCAACCTGTCCGGTTTCGACGGGTCCCCGGAGTCGCTGCGCAAGTGGCAGCTGGAGTACGGCGCGGAGATCGGCCGGGCCATCACCAACTTCGACGGCCCGATCGTGTTCTGCGTGGTGTCCCGCTACCACGGCGGCGCCTTCGTGGTGTTCTCCGGCGTCCTCAACGACAACATGGAGGTCCTCGCCGTCGAGGGCTCCTACGCGTCGGTCATCGGCGGGGCCCCGGCCGCCGCGGTGGTCTTCGCCCGCGAGGTCGACAAGCGCACCGGCGCCGACCCGCGGGTGCGCGAGCTGGAGGCACAGGTCGCCGCGGCCGACGGCGCCGGCCAGGGCCGGCTGCGCGCGCAGCTGGCCGGCGTCCGCAGCACCGTCCGGTCGGAGAAGCTCGGCGAGGTGGCCGCCGAGTTCGAGGCCGTGCACGACATCGAGCGGGCCCGGCGCACCGGCTCCGTGCACGCGATCATCCCCGCCGCCGAACTGCGCCCCCGTCTCATCGCCGCCGTCGAGCGGGGGATGGCACGCGTGCCCGACACCCGACCACCGGCCAGGGAGGACCTCCTGTGA
- a CDS encoding 3-oxoacyl-[acyl-carrier-protein] synthase III C-terminal domain-containing protein, which yields MNAFVLNQHGRMVFPSNIIPELDFSTMETLEQLDSVIRRDFETKAPSGTEILERVRTGGYASRYDLMRDMALNLFWANRFSITMYEKRPTRWGDLPRSRSDVFLPVLEPWEDGEAKVSGVQQAYPQLPSRWESPCEDRVFDVLFDVFANRRHHASTLPAVKPTVAEFLEQPGNLTFRLPDYDPDYPVYDYDDILDVDEDVPELTALHRWAMVLHNQYPWERSKVELAAAGEIKDDDWVVAFHPRDREVRAFLRRLRTQAPPRQAPTARESRPPVRPYPAVDVRQRFAVLPRLEALAAVHGDQACSNEDLIRNTAYNWSPMSAEEISSKTGIEQRRYSSLPLEELALQAAEAALAKAGREPEEIGAVLVATCTSSRLIPSLATYLCGQLGMHQVYAAYDIIAACAGMPYGVAEATRLLQEVERPVLVVCVEKFSDKIGNVRTSRMIFGDGAAGLVVGPAPEGTGTDFDVLKTYASGPASEVNSILWPNPEFDNNITVFGPQVKALAGRYLSQMIEEISALPHPDGVEGSLLDSVELIVPHQANKTMVIGLAERAGLSADQLYFNIEQVGNTSSASIPLAIHDAVRDGVIDAPVRVFAPGFGAGAVAGYAVMRVDPAVVAVQTASVPQDAGTTPAVREPNGSAQDSAGVQEAFG from the coding sequence GTGAACGCCTTCGTCCTGAACCAGCACGGCCGCATGGTGTTCCCCTCGAACATCATCCCGGAGCTGGACTTCTCCACCATGGAGACCCTCGAGCAGCTCGACAGCGTCATCCGCCGGGACTTCGAGACCAAGGCCCCCAGCGGCACGGAGATCCTCGAGCGGGTCCGCACCGGGGGCTACGCCAGCCGCTACGACCTGATGCGGGACATGGCGCTCAACCTGTTCTGGGCCAACCGCTTCTCCATCACCATGTACGAGAAGCGGCCCACCCGCTGGGGCGACCTGCCGCGCAGCCGCTCCGACGTGTTCCTGCCCGTGCTGGAGCCGTGGGAGGACGGCGAGGCCAAGGTCAGCGGCGTGCAGCAGGCCTACCCGCAGCTGCCGTCGCGCTGGGAGAGCCCGTGCGAGGACCGGGTGTTCGACGTCCTGTTCGACGTGTTCGCCAACCGCCGCCACCACGCCTCCACGCTGCCGGCCGTCAAGCCCACGGTCGCGGAGTTCCTCGAGCAGCCCGGCAACCTTACCTTCCGGCTGCCCGACTACGACCCGGACTACCCGGTGTACGACTACGACGACATCCTCGACGTCGACGAGGACGTGCCCGAGCTGACCGCCCTGCACCGCTGGGCGATGGTGCTGCACAACCAGTACCCGTGGGAGCGCTCGAAGGTGGAGCTGGCCGCGGCCGGTGAGATCAAGGACGACGACTGGGTGGTCGCCTTCCACCCGCGGGACAGGGAGGTGCGGGCCTTCCTGCGCCGGCTGCGCACGCAGGCCCCGCCGCGGCAGGCCCCCACCGCCCGGGAGTCCCGCCCGCCGGTGCGGCCCTACCCGGCGGTCGACGTGCGCCAGCGGTTCGCCGTGCTGCCCCGGCTGGAGGCGCTGGCCGCGGTGCACGGCGACCAGGCCTGCAGCAACGAGGACCTGATCCGCAACACCGCCTACAACTGGTCCCCGATGAGCGCCGAGGAGATCAGCAGCAAGACCGGCATCGAGCAGCGCCGGTACAGCTCGCTGCCGCTGGAGGAGCTGGCCCTGCAGGCGGCCGAGGCGGCACTGGCCAAGGCCGGCCGGGAGCCGGAGGAGATCGGCGCGGTGCTGGTGGCCACCTGCACCAGCTCCCGGCTGATCCCCTCGCTGGCCACCTACCTGTGCGGGCAGCTCGGCATGCACCAGGTCTACGCCGCCTACGACATCATCGCCGCCTGCGCGGGCATGCCCTACGGCGTCGCGGAGGCCACCCGGCTGCTGCAGGAGGTGGAGCGGCCGGTGCTGGTGGTCTGCGTGGAGAAGTTCTCCGACAAGATCGGCAACGTCCGGACGTCCCGGATGATCTTCGGGGACGGCGCGGCGGGGCTGGTGGTCGGCCCGGCCCCGGAGGGCACCGGCACCGACTTCGACGTGCTGAAGACCTACGCCAGCGGCCCGGCCAGCGAGGTCAACTCGATCCTGTGGCCCAACCCGGAGTTCGACAACAACATCACCGTGTTCGGCCCGCAGGTGAAGGCGCTGGCCGGCCGCTACCTCAGCCAGATGATCGAGGAGATCTCCGCGCTGCCGCACCCCGACGGCGTCGAGGGCTCGCTGCTGGACAGCGTCGAGCTGATCGTGCCGCACCAGGCGAACAAGACGATGGTCATCGGCCTGGCCGAGCGGGCCGGGCTGTCGGCCGACCAGCTGTACTTCAACATCGAGCAGGTCGGCAACACCTCCTCGGCGAGCATCCCGCTGGCCATCCACGACGCGGTGCGCGACGGCGTCATCGACGCGCCGGTGCGGGTCTTCGCGCCCGGGTTCGGGGCCGGCGCGGTGGCCGGCTACGCGGTGATGCGGGTCGACCCGGCCGTCGTCGCCGTGCAGACCGCGTCGGTGCCGCAGGACGCCGGGACGACGCCGGCCGTGCGGGAGCCGAACGGCTCAGCGCAGGACTCCGCCGGGGTGCAGGAGGCCTTCGGCTGA